In Leptodesmis sichuanensis A121, the following are encoded in one genomic region:
- the pirA gene encoding arginine synthesis PII-interacting regulator PirA, whose product MRLIYRGANYEYNSPALETRETDLLRRHQGAYQRCKTLQEASYPLTYRGVRYTTDQVAEALSSTPTLRAPQRLVYRGQQYIKHPNGAIETVVAEKATRVPDTTAELFREVNRVHQENLRRNLQHRLLIAKQQGNQALVSLLEAESKQLAL is encoded by the coding sequence ATGAGACTCATTTACCGCGGCGCTAATTACGAATATAATTCCCCCGCTTTAGAAACCCGAGAAACCGATCTGTTAAGACGGCATCAGGGAGCGTACCAGCGTTGTAAAACGTTACAAGAAGCCAGTTACCCTTTGACCTACCGGGGAGTTCGGTATACGACCGATCAGGTTGCTGAAGCCCTATCGTCTACACCAACTCTTCGCGCTCCTCAAAGACTGGTTTACCGGGGACAACAATATATCAAGCATCCAAATGGTGCAATTGAAACTGTCGTAGCAGAGAAAGCAACTAGGGTACCTGACACCACTGCCGAATTGTTCCGGGAAGTGAACAGAGTTCATCAGGAAAATCTGCGACGCAATTTGCAACATCGGCTACTGATAGCCAAACAACAGGGTAATCAGGCACTGGTGAGTTTGCTGGAAGCTGAATCTAAGCAACTGGCACTGTAA
- a CDS encoding HAD-IA family hydrolase: protein MKVIIFDFDGTIADSFAAVLRITNQLAAEFGYAPARPEDVPRLKNLSSREIVKQSKVSSFKLPFLLQRLRDELNREMHQVQPIAGMKTTLLKLKQQGYRLGIVTSNSRENVIAFLKAQDLDSIFDFVGSGLALFGKGRVIQRLLRRHHLNPEDVIYVGDETRDIEAARKIGIKVISVSWGYNSSQALAAEHPDFLIHRPEELLQVLEREELGVKS, encoded by the coding sequence GTGAAGGTTATCATTTTTGACTTTGATGGGACGATCGCCGATTCCTTTGCTGCCGTCCTGAGAATTACCAACCAACTCGCTGCTGAGTTTGGTTATGCTCCAGCACGGCCAGAAGACGTACCCCGTCTGAAAAATCTCAGTTCCAGGGAAATTGTCAAACAATCTAAGGTTTCCTCCTTTAAACTACCCTTCTTGCTGCAGCGACTGAGGGACGAACTCAACCGCGAGATGCATCAAGTCCAACCGATCGCAGGCATGAAAACCACTCTCTTAAAGCTGAAGCAACAGGGCTACAGGTTAGGTATTGTCACTTCCAACTCTCGTGAAAATGTCATCGCATTTCTCAAGGCTCAAGACCTGGATTCCATATTCGACTTTGTGGGTTCTGGATTAGCTCTCTTCGGTAAGGGACGGGTGATTCAACGTCTGTTGAGGCGGCACCATCTCAATCCTGAAGACGTGATTTATGTTGGTGACGAAACCAGGGATATTGAAGCAGCCCGTAAAATTGGCATTAAGGTAATTTCGGTCAGTTGGGGCTATAACTCTAGTCAGGCATTAGCGGCAGAACATCCAGACTTTCTAATTCATCGACCAGAGGAATTACTGCAGGTGCTTGAGCGTGAAGAGTTGGGAGTGAAGAGTTGA
- a CDS encoding nuclear transport factor 2 family protein → MAPDAPQTLQVAQQAFQHFAHGLATGNWQAFIAMLTDDFTFWFPLGAYAGENVGKERAIAFFQYVAETFNQGLTLTLDTVTCNHTTVVFQFRDQGLLRGSPYKNRVAVSFDVRGDKICAYREYLGSDGRIM, encoded by the coding sequence ATGGCTCCTGACGCACCCCAAACCCTACAAGTAGCCCAACAAGCTTTCCAGCATTTCGCTCATGGGCTGGCAACTGGCAACTGGCAAGCCTTTATTGCCATGCTGACGGATGACTTTACCTTCTGGTTTCCCCTGGGGGCTTACGCGGGAGAAAATGTGGGCAAAGAACGGGCGATCGCCTTTTTTCAATACGTCGCTGAAACCTTTAATCAGGGACTGACCTTGACGCTGGATACAGTGACTTGCAACCACACAACCGTTGTCTTCCAATTTCGCGATCAAGGGCTACTGCGGGGTAGTCCATACAAAAATCGGGTGGCGGTCTCCTTTGATGTGCGAGGCGACAAAATTTGTGCTTACCGGGAATATCTCGGCAGCGATGGCAGAATCATGTGA
- a CDS encoding aminopeptidase P family protein translates to MTTTKRTLTMADRKSLAQVLQQRREKLAAQFPAPVLLWSGQSSSRNFPANTFPFRASSHFLYFAGLPLENAAIRLEQGKLALFMDGGSPASALWHGESPTPAAIAVQIGADAVYPLADLKQMAAGCATILVQDGATRALQSQLLHRAIAPIDESDSLDRQLIQAIVALRLTHDHQALEELRQAAAISVEAHKAGMRATPMAKTEAEVRAAMEAVILAYNATTAYTSIVTVHGEVLHNNHYHHALRSGDLLLADVGAEVPSGWASDITRTWPVSGKFSPTQRSLYEVVLQAHDRCIAAMRPGVEYRDIHLLAAQTIAEGLVDLGILRGKAEDLVERDAHALFFPHGVGHLLGLDVHDMEDLGDLAGYAEGRTRSDRFGLCYLRLDRPLQPGMLVTIEPGFYQVPAILNDVDRRETYHDMVNWERLAEFQDVRGIRIEDDVLVTETGTEILTKELPTQADAIEQLISQPK, encoded by the coding sequence ATGACCACCACCAAGCGGACACTCACTATGGCCGATCGTAAGTCACTGGCCCAAGTCCTACAACAACGACGGGAGAAGTTAGCTGCCCAGTTCCCGGCTCCGGTGCTGCTGTGGTCCGGTCAAAGTAGTTCTCGCAATTTTCCGGCCAATACCTTTCCGTTTCGGGCCAGCAGTCATTTTCTCTACTTTGCGGGATTGCCCCTGGAAAATGCTGCAATTCGCTTAGAGCAGGGAAAGTTGGCTCTATTTATGGATGGTGGCAGTCCGGCAAGTGCTTTGTGGCATGGGGAATCCCCGACTCCAGCGGCGATCGCAGTCCAAATTGGAGCCGATGCCGTTTATCCCCTGGCTGATCTGAAACAGATGGCCGCGGGGTGTGCCACGATCTTGGTTCAGGATGGTGCCACCCGTGCGCTGCAATCCCAACTATTGCATCGGGCGATCGCTCCTATTGATGAGTCCGACTCCCTGGATCGGCAGTTGATACAGGCGATCGTGGCGCTCCGTCTGACCCATGATCACCAGGCATTGGAGGAGTTGCGGCAGGCAGCAGCGATCAGTGTTGAGGCTCACAAAGCGGGGATGAGGGCCACTCCAATGGCGAAGACGGAAGCCGAAGTGCGGGCGGCTATGGAAGCAGTGATTCTGGCTTATAACGCGACAACGGCTTATACCAGCATTGTCACCGTTCATGGAGAAGTGCTACACAACAATCACTATCACCATGCTTTGCGATCGGGCGATTTACTGTTAGCCGATGTGGGGGCAGAAGTTCCTTCCGGTTGGGCCTCCGATATTACTCGTACCTGGCCCGTTTCAGGAAAGTTTTCTCCGACTCAGCGATCGCTGTACGAAGTGGTGTTGCAGGCGCACGATCGCTGTATTGCTGCGATGCGTCCGGGGGTGGAATATCGGGATATTCATCTGCTGGCGGCTCAGACGATCGCGGAAGGATTAGTCGATCTGGGAATTTTGCGGGGCAAGGCTGAGGACTTAGTGGAGCGAGATGCCCATGCCCTATTTTTTCCGCATGGGGTGGGCCACCTGCTGGGATTGGATGTGCATGATATGGAAGACTTGGGCGATCTGGCCGGATATGCAGAGGGCAGAACCAGGAGCGATCGCTTTGGCCTCTGTTATCTGCGGCTCGATCGTCCGTTGCAACCGGGGATGCTGGTGACGATCGAACCGGGTTTCTATCAGGTGCCTGCGATTCTCAATGATGTCGATCGACGGGAAACCTACCACGATATGGTGAATTGGGAACGGTTAGCAGAGTTTCAGGATGTGCGGGGAATTCGGATTGAGGATGATGTGTTAGTGACGGAAACGGGCACCGAGATATTGACGAAGGAGTTGCCAACTCAGGCTGATGCGATCGAGCAACTCATCAGTCAACCTAAATAG
- a CDS encoding GntR family transcriptional regulator produces MVQFHIQTDSEIPASTQLYNQILFAIASRQFPPGHRLPSTRQLAMQTGLHRNTISKVYRQLEEAGVVDAQAGSGIYVRDQTQDSNAKSTSPLLEQNPEAYKIVQTSLDELLRQGCSLNQARELFLAEIDWRLRCSAQVLVTVPAHDLGNGEVLMRELKHALNIPVQLVPLEELGKILDQTRSGTVVTSRYFIAQAEEIAGPKSVRVIPVDIYDFDEEIKIIKQLPKGTCLGIVSLSSGTLGVAEVIIHSLRGDDLLVMTAQLGDNYKMGAIVRSAQTIMSDQASCAAVKAAIAAAREDLIRPPQLICCENFIVTKSINLLKRELGLE; encoded by the coding sequence ATGGTGCAGTTTCATATACAGACAGACAGCGAGATTCCGGCATCCACACAGTTGTATAACCAGATTCTATTTGCGATCGCCTCTCGCCAATTTCCCCCTGGGCACCGTTTACCCAGCACACGGCAACTAGCCATGCAAACCGGGTTGCACCGAAATACGATCAGCAAAGTGTACCGGCAGTTGGAAGAAGCCGGAGTGGTGGATGCCCAAGCCGGATCGGGAATCTATGTCCGGGATCAAACTCAAGACAGTAATGCCAAGTCAACCTCTCCACTACTGGAGCAAAATCCAGAAGCTTACAAGATTGTGCAAACCAGCCTGGATGAATTGCTGCGGCAAGGTTGTTCATTGAATCAGGCCAGAGAGTTGTTTCTGGCAGAAATTGACTGGCGATTGCGCTGCAGCGCTCAGGTTTTAGTCACTGTTCCGGCTCATGACCTGGGAAACGGCGAAGTCCTGATGCGGGAACTGAAACACGCCTTAAATATTCCCGTGCAACTGGTTCCCCTGGAAGAATTAGGCAAGATTTTAGACCAAACTCGTTCTGGTACGGTGGTGACCAGTCGTTACTTCATTGCTCAAGCAGAGGAAATTGCTGGGCCTAAGTCGGTACGGGTAATTCCCGTCGATATCTACGACTTTGATGAAGAGATCAAGATCATTAAACAACTGCCTAAAGGCACCTGCCTGGGAATTGTTAGTCTCAGTTCCGGCACATTGGGGGTCGCTGAGGTGATCATCCACAGTCTACGGGGAGATGATCTGCTGGTGATGACGGCGCAACTCGGAGATAACTATAAGATGGGGGCGATCGTCCGCAGTGCCCAAACCATCATGAGTGATCAGGCCAGTTGTGCTGCAGTGAAAGCCGCGATCGCGGCAGCCCGTGAGGACTTGATTCGTCCTCCCCAACTCATCTGCTGTGAAAACTTCATCGTTACCAAGTCCATTAATCTCTTGAAACGAGAATTAGGCCTGGAATAA
- a CDS encoding Mo-dependent nitrogenase C-terminal domain-containing protein, translated as MESSHYTTEPPQDARLIWVASEVAMPETDGKSHKSKIQFAPLHPIREWLNNIEVNDPQMARTFCSLIPAQCPFERTISLFGRPIVHIPPLCKLNPFYEELVALRFRSLCYLADECGEDITPYC; from the coding sequence ATGGAAAGCTCTCACTATACGACCGAACCTCCTCAAGATGCCCGTCTTATCTGGGTTGCCTCCGAAGTCGCGATGCCTGAGACGGATGGAAAATCTCACAAGTCTAAAATTCAATTCGCACCGCTGCATCCCATTCGTGAGTGGTTAAACAACATTGAGGTCAACGATCCCCAGATGGCTCGTACCTTCTGTTCGTTGATCCCGGCTCAATGCCCCTTTGAACGAACCATTTCTCTGTTTGGACGACCCATCGTGCATATTCCACCCCTGTGTAAGCTCAACCCGTTCTATGAGGAACTGGTCGCTCTGCGCTTTCGATCGCTCTGCTATCTGGCAGATGAGTGTGGCGAGGACATTACTCCTTATTGTTAA
- the ppk1 gene encoding polyphosphate kinase 1: MAKVRETVPQIDLGDSQYYFNRELSWLEFNNRVLHEAIDTRTPLLERLKFAAIFSSNLDEFFMVRVSTLKEQVEAQVSKLTPDGRTPEQQLREISQQLRPMVTRQHQLVEQELRPLLAQHKVHILNYIDLDQDQRFYLQQYFEENVFPILTPLAIDPSHPFPHMSNLSLNLAVSVKDPVTEKDHFARVKVPSILPRFVEFPESLRQYEGQKAVWVGVPLEQVIAHNLEALFPGMVIQEYGFFRITRDADLEVQEYEADDLLIAIEQELRKRRLGGFVVRLEIQTAMPESLRSPLVEEFELTDDDVYEVEGLLNLKDLFALLGLPLPELKDPVWTPAIPPRLKRVNEYETEEAFQQQKAIEDIFSVIQEGDLLVHHPYESFTASVQRFITQAAYDPQVLAIKMTLYRTSGDSPIVNALIAAAENGKQVGVLVELKARFDEANNISWARRLEAVGVNVVYGIVGLKTHTKIVLVVRQEDKQLRRYVHIGTGNYNPKTASLYTDLGLLSCREELGADLTDLFNYLTGYSRQQAYRKLLVAPVNLRDRMLALIQRETAHAQQGHAAAITAKMNALIDPMIIRALYEASQAGVQIDLVVRGMCCLRPGIPGVSETIRVMSIIGRYLEHSRIFRFHNNGDEQIFIGSADWMPRNLDRRVEAVTPVEDPKLVNELQEILQILLSDNRQAWDLQPDGRYIQRYPGPDEAERSAQRILMERANHSE; encoded by the coding sequence ATGGCTAAGGTAAGAGAGACAGTTCCCCAGATCGATTTAGGCGATTCCCAGTATTACTTCAATCGGGAATTGAGTTGGTTGGAGTTTAACAATCGAGTGTTGCACGAGGCGATCGATACCCGAACCCCGTTGCTAGAACGATTGAAATTTGCTGCAATTTTTAGTTCCAATCTGGATGAGTTTTTCATGGTGCGGGTGTCTACATTGAAGGAGCAGGTCGAAGCTCAGGTGAGTAAACTGACTCCTGATGGTCGCACACCGGAACAACAACTCAGGGAAATTAGCCAGCAACTGCGACCGATGGTGACTCGGCAGCATCAGTTGGTAGAGCAGGAATTACGACCGTTGTTAGCTCAACATAAGGTGCATATACTCAATTACATTGACCTGGATCAGGATCAGCGTTTTTATTTGCAGCAGTATTTTGAAGAAAATGTCTTTCCCATTCTGACGCCCCTGGCGATCGATCCCAGCCATCCCTTTCCTCACATGTCTAACCTTAGTTTGAATCTGGCGGTGAGCGTCAAAGACCCGGTGACGGAAAAAGATCATTTTGCGCGTGTCAAAGTTCCCAGTATTCTGCCTCGATTTGTGGAATTTCCCGAATCCCTACGCCAGTACGAGGGACAAAAAGCAGTGTGGGTGGGTGTACCACTGGAGCAAGTGATCGCTCATAACTTAGAGGCCTTATTTCCTGGCATGGTGATTCAGGAATATGGCTTTTTCCGGATTACCCGGGATGCGGATCTGGAGGTGCAGGAATACGAAGCCGATGATCTGTTGATTGCGATCGAGCAAGAACTGCGCAAGCGACGATTGGGGGGCTTTGTGGTGCGGCTAGAAATTCAGACCGCGATGCCGGAGTCACTGCGATCGCCGCTGGTCGAAGAATTTGAACTCACGGATGATGATGTCTATGAAGTAGAAGGGCTGCTCAATCTCAAAGACTTGTTTGCCTTGTTGGGATTGCCCCTGCCGGAACTGAAGGATCCCGTCTGGACACCTGCCATTCCTCCTCGTTTAAAGCGGGTCAATGAATACGAAACCGAGGAAGCCTTTCAACAACAGAAAGCGATCGAAGATATTTTTTCTGTGATTCAGGAGGGAGATCTGTTAGTTCACCATCCTTATGAATCTTTTACCGCCTCAGTGCAGCGGTTTATTACCCAGGCAGCCTACGATCCTCAAGTATTGGCAATCAAGATGACCCTGTACCGAACTTCCGGCGATTCCCCGATCGTCAATGCCCTGATCGCCGCGGCTGAAAACGGCAAACAGGTTGGGGTGCTGGTGGAACTCAAAGCCCGGTTTGATGAAGCGAATAATATCTCCTGGGCACGGCGTTTAGAAGCAGTCGGTGTGAATGTAGTATATGGCATTGTTGGTTTGAAGACTCATACCAAAATTGTGCTGGTGGTGCGCCAGGAAGACAAACAGTTGCGCCGTTATGTTCACATCGGCACTGGCAACTACAATCCGAAAACCGCTTCCCTGTATACCGATTTGGGATTGCTGAGTTGTCGGGAAGAACTGGGTGCAGACTTAACCGATCTATTCAACTATCTGACTGGGTACTCACGCCAGCAAGCCTACCGGAAACTACTGGTTGCCCCAGTGAATTTGCGCGATCGTATGTTGGCCCTGATTCAACGGGAAACGGCTCACGCTCAACAGGGACATGCCGCTGCCATTACCGCCAAAATGAATGCCCTGATCGATCCCATGATTATTCGTGCCCTTTATGAAGCCTCGCAGGCAGGGGTACAGATTGATCTCGTTGTACGGGGAATGTGTTGCTTACGTCCCGGCATTCCTGGAGTCAGTGAAACCATTCGGGTGATGAGTATCATTGGCCGCTATCTAGAACACTCCCGGATTTTTAGATTCCACAATAATGGTGATGAGCAGATTTTCATTGGCAGTGCCGACTGGATGCCACGCAATCTGGATCGACGGGTAGAGGCGGTTACTCCCGTTGAAGATCCCAAATTGGTGAATGAACTGCAGGAGATTTTGCAAATTTTATTGTCAGACAATCGGCAAGCCTGGGATCTCCAACCCGACGGTCGCTATATTCAGCGTTATCCTGGCCCTGACGAAGCGGAGCGATCGGCCCAACGAATTCTCATGGAGCGAGCCAATCACAGTGAATGA
- a CDS encoding dipeptide ABC transporter ATP-binding protein produces MMSEVLLQVEQLSVAFPRSRQADRGGNETVWAVDQVSFSLQPGERLGLVGESGCGKSTLGRAMMRLLPANSQVEGRILFDGRSVLDLHPPALRRFRGEDVALIFQDPMTRLDPLMTIGDHCLETLQAHQPWLSRAQAKELAIATLAAVHIPANRWSQYPHEFSGGMRQRVAIALALLLNPRMIIADEPTTSLDVTVSAQILRELTRLCAERQMALLLISHDLALVGEYCDRIAVMYNGKFVETGAAASVLSHPQHEYTRSLLQAALHVQVEDSSLVFRPSLSEERISDEQSLTVQNLKSKIQNSEPLLKLQNLKKHYVLEQNLISRLLAGSSQAIKAVDSINLDIYPGETLGLVGESGCGKSTLSRTILHLVQPTSGRVEFLGRNLTELSRRSLRQQRRQMQMIFQDPHACLNPMMTVGDSIADPLLIHKLATPAEAKKQVLAMLERVRLTPAATYYSRYPSELSGGQQQRVAIARALITHPQLVICDEPVSMLDATVQAQVLDLMAELKQEFNLTYLFITHDLWVARYFCDRIAVMQSGQIVELGPTQDIFSHPQHPYTQTLLQAAPLLAKSSVGTAGDDYGS; encoded by the coding sequence ATGATGAGTGAGGTATTGCTGCAGGTTGAACAGTTGAGTGTTGCGTTTCCTCGGAGTCGGCAGGCCGATCGCGGAGGAAATGAAACCGTTTGGGCCGTCGATCAGGTGTCTTTCAGCCTGCAACCGGGAGAGCGGCTGGGGTTGGTGGGAGAATCCGGCTGTGGCAAATCTACACTGGGACGGGCGATGATGCGTCTGTTACCTGCCAATAGCCAGGTTGAAGGGCGAATTCTGTTTGATGGGCGATCGGTGTTGGATCTTCATCCACCAGCGTTGCGGCGGTTCCGGGGGGAGGATGTGGCCCTGATATTTCAGGATCCCATGACTCGACTCGATCCCTTAATGACGATCGGCGATCACTGTCTGGAAACACTGCAGGCTCACCAACCTTGGCTCTCGCGTGCTCAGGCAAAGGAGTTGGCGATCGCGACTCTAGCTGCGGTTCATATTCCGGCCAATCGCTGGAGCCAGTATCCCCATGAGTTTAGCGGTGGGATGCGGCAACGGGTGGCGATCGCCCTGGCACTCTTGCTCAATCCCCGGATGATCATTGCCGATGAACCAACAACCAGTTTAGATGTCACTGTATCGGCCCAAATTCTGCGCGAACTCACTCGCCTGTGTGCCGAACGCCAGATGGCTCTGCTTTTGATCTCCCATGACCTGGCCCTGGTAGGAGAATATTGCGATCGCATTGCGGTGATGTACAACGGCAAATTTGTAGAAACTGGAGCCGCTGCATCTGTTTTGAGCCATCCTCAGCATGAGTACACACGATCGCTATTGCAAGCGGCGCTGCATGTGCAAGTAGAAGATTCGTCATTGGTTTTTCGTCCTTCATTATCAGAAGAACGAATCAGTGACGAACAATCACTTACAGTCCAAAATCTAAAATCTAAAATCCAAAATTCCGAGCCGCTGCTGAAATTGCAAAACCTCAAAAAGCATTACGTTCTGGAGCAAAACTTGATATCTCGCCTGCTGGCAGGTTCCAGTCAGGCAATTAAGGCTGTCGATAGCATTAACTTAGACATTTACCCTGGTGAGACACTGGGACTGGTGGGGGAATCGGGTTGTGGCAAAAGTACGTTGTCACGGACGATTTTGCATCTGGTTCAGCCGACATCAGGACGAGTAGAGTTTTTGGGACGCAACTTAACGGAGTTGTCCCGCCGATCGCTACGGCAACAACGCCGCCAAATGCAAATGATCTTCCAGGATCCCCATGCCTGTCTCAATCCCATGATGACCGTTGGAGACAGCATTGCCGATCCATTACTGATTCATAAATTGGCGACCCCAGCCGAGGCCAAAAAGCAAGTCTTGGCGATGCTGGAACGGGTGCGGCTAACTCCGGCGGCTACCTATTACTCCCGCTATCCTTCCGAACTATCTGGAGGCCAGCAACAGCGAGTGGCGATCGCACGGGCGTTGATCACCCATCCTCAACTGGTGATCTGTGACGAACCTGTCAGTATGCTAGATGCCACTGTTCAAGCACAAGTGTTAGACCTGATGGCCGAACTAAAACAGGAGTTTAATTTAACCTATTTATTCATCACCCATGACTTGTGGGTGGCCCGGTATTTTTGCGATCGCATTGCCGTCATGCAGTCCGGCCAGATTGTTGAACTCGGCCCCACCCAAGATATCTTCTCCCATCCCCAACACCCCTATACCCAAACGCTGCTCCAGGCCGCTCCCCTGTTGGCTAAATCTTCTGTTGGAACAGCAGGTGACGATTATGGCTCCTGA
- a CDS encoding M3 family oligoendopeptidase — protein MVQSASIQLENPQEWDLSDLYQSFDDPRLMQDLEALQQTAANFRDNYRGKVKDLSAEQVLDCLQQLEAISQQAGFLYAFPALIFAADTRNAEAKQMQDKVMEAVTGIENQLLFFDLELKSLDDQKFAELESASVLQPYQHYLYNIAKFRPYKLSEEVEQTRNQDSLTGRQAFINLRSLHLGEQEYDPVTTPDGKTCSTEAELSALLFHPDRDVRYEAYQSVRKVMQQHNSLYAYILNTVAQDHKLENQMRGYESTLQKQLLADEVSEPVFRAIMDGTKSRFDLWQRYYTLKGKALGQKIRTCDVYAPWGNDPVPPLSYQQGVDTLLAALSQFDVNYARRAEEFFLKNWVDAKVRPGKRGGAFCWYAHGKHSYLLLSYTEDYNSLFTLAHEMGHGLHFAWIGDRQSYFNSNPPMVLAEIASTFNELLLLDYLLKQAEDNPQLKQALITRQLEDQLNLLFRQSTVSRLELAIHDRVTQGSFDQSFVNEQWQSLYQDLCGEAVEVLPEHQVDWARIGHIYFKPFYCYQYTASNIVSLACYQKYREVGKDFIPGYMELLAAGGSLDQVKALRQYVDVDLENPATIAAALKYVEGLLDQLQATL, from the coding sequence GTGGTTCAGTCTGCTTCAATTCAGCTTGAAAATCCGCAAGAGTGGGATTTGTCCGATCTGTATCAGAGCTTTGATGACCCCCGGTTAATGCAGGATCTGGAAGCTTTGCAACAGACTGCCGCAAACTTTCGAGATAATTACCGGGGAAAGGTGAAGGATTTATCGGCGGAGCAAGTCCTGGACTGCTTGCAGCAATTAGAAGCCATTTCTCAGCAGGCAGGCTTTTTGTATGCGTTTCCTGCTTTGATTTTTGCTGCGGATACTCGCAACGCGGAAGCGAAGCAGATGCAGGACAAGGTGATGGAAGCAGTCACAGGTATTGAGAATCAGCTGCTGTTTTTTGATCTGGAATTAAAAAGTTTAGATGATCAGAAGTTTGCCGAATTAGAATCTGCGAGTGTTCTGCAGCCTTATCAACATTATCTCTACAATATTGCTAAATTTCGTCCTTATAAACTCTCCGAAGAAGTAGAACAAACTCGTAATCAGGATAGTTTAACCGGACGGCAGGCGTTTATTAATTTGCGATCGCTGCACTTGGGAGAGCAGGAATACGATCCAGTCACGACTCCTGATGGCAAAACCTGTAGCACGGAAGCGGAATTAAGTGCCCTGTTGTTTCATCCCGATCGCGATGTGCGGTATGAAGCTTACCAGTCAGTCCGCAAGGTGATGCAACAGCATAACTCGCTGTATGCCTACATTCTCAACACAGTGGCCCAGGATCACAAACTGGAAAACCAGATGCGGGGGTATGAGTCTACACTGCAAAAGCAATTGCTCGCAGATGAAGTATCGGAACCCGTATTTCGGGCAATCATGGATGGAACGAAGAGCCGCTTTGACTTGTGGCAGCGCTATTACACCTTAAAAGGCAAGGCACTGGGACAAAAAATTCGTACCTGCGATGTCTATGCACCCTGGGGCAATGATCCGGTGCCGCCGCTGTCTTATCAGCAAGGGGTTGATACGTTGCTGGCAGCCCTCTCCCAATTTGATGTTAACTATGCCCGTCGTGCGGAAGAATTTTTCTTAAAAAACTGGGTAGATGCCAAAGTGCGTCCTGGAAAGCGGGGCGGTGCCTTCTGCTGGTATGCCCACGGTAAGCATAGCTATTTGCTGCTCTCCTATACCGAGGATTACAATTCCCTATTCACCCTGGCCCATGAAATGGGACATGGATTGCACTTTGCCTGGATTGGCGATCGCCAGAGCTACTTCAACAGCAATCCCCCAATGGTGCTGGCGGAAATTGCTTCTACTTTTAATGAACTGCTGTTGCTGGACTACTTGCTCAAACAGGCTGAAGACAATCCGCAACTGAAGCAGGCGTTGATCACACGCCAACTGGAAGATCAACTCAATTTACTGTTCCGTCAGAGTACGGTCAGTCGGTTAGAGTTGGCAATTCACGATCGGGTCACTCAGGGCAGCTTTGATCAGAGCTTTGTCAACGAGCAGTGGCAGTCCCTGTATCAAGACCTGTGTGGCGAGGCAGTCGAAGTGTTGCCGGAACATCAGGTGGACTGGGCACGCATTGGCCACATCTACTTCAAACCGTTCTACTGCTATCAATACACGGCTTCCAATATTGTCAGTCTTGCCTGCTATCAAAAATATCGAGAGGTGGGCAAAGACTTCATTCCAGGATACATGGAACTTCTGGCCGCAGGCGGCAGCCTGGATCAGGTGAAGGCTCTGCGTCAGTATGTCGATGTGGATCTGGAGAATCCCGCCACGATCGCCGCCGCTCTGAAGTACGTGGAAGGACTGCTCGACCAACTTCAGGCAACATTGTAG
- a CDS encoding TetR/AcrR family transcriptional regulator — protein sequence MRTSYPLSASESETRTRILKSALRLFSRQGYDGTTTRDLAEAANVAEGTLFRHFPNKKAILVEVATQGWVEILTDLLTELSGMESYKAVAQVMKRRMMHLHENADMLRVCFMEAQFHPDLRDHIQTEVVAKMTDVAEAFFQTAMDQGIYRPMDAKMVARVFLGMFAIAGFSQSTIMPPGAAATEMQSMAEGLADIFLHGVLARPEP from the coding sequence ATGCGAACCTCTTATCCCCTATCTGCTTCAGAATCTGAAACCCGTACCCGCATTCTCAAGTCGGCTTTACGGTTATTTTCTCGTCAGGGCTACGATGGCACGACGACTCGTGATCTGGCAGAAGCGGCGAATGTCGCTGAGGGCACCCTATTTCGCCACTTCCCTAATAAGAAGGCGATTCTCGTTGAAGTTGCAACTCAGGGGTGGGTGGAGATTCTCACTGATCTGCTGACGGAATTAAGTGGCATGGAAAGTTACAAAGCGGTGGCTCAGGTGATGAAACGCCGCATGATGCATCTGCACGAGAATGCGGATATGTTGCGGGTGTGCTTTATGGAGGCCCAGTTTCATCCTGATTTGCGGGATCACATTCAGACGGAAGTAGTTGCCAAAATGACCGATGTGGCTGAGGCATTTTTTCAAACGGCAATGGATCAGGGTATCTATCGGCCAATGGATGCCAAGATGGTAGCTCGTGTATTTTTAGGTATGTTTGCGATCGCGGGTTTCAGCCAGAGTACGATCATGCCCCCCGGGGCCGCCGCTACCGAAATGCAATCGATGGCGGAAGGGTTAGCCGACATTTTCCTGCATGGTGTCCTGGCCCGCCCTGAACCTTAA